One segment of Coffea arabica cultivar ET-39 chromosome 7c, Coffea Arabica ET-39 HiFi, whole genome shotgun sequence DNA contains the following:
- the LOC113700155 gene encoding uncharacterized protein yields the protein MISLKIMDSFVLNQQSNHGIMDEEKKGLDHDGAVSSSSEVSSSEDSDLFEEVNSSASSSTPTSPTSASASSSSDQLTSGDSGPLQDMSSLLQELPFKRGLSKHYNGKSQSFTSLANVRSLEDLAKPENPYNKKLKSCKSYGVFERHHGSPGHPTARSNHHSCTSSPRLMSKKASRGSCSSLCLKRNSSFIGNRPPLPPPHSSTSTSSFTSQTPLFALGV from the exons ATGATCAGCTTGAAAATAATGGATTCTTTTGTTTTGAACCAACAAAGCAACCATGGGATCATGGATGAGGAGAAAAAGGGTCTTGACCATGACGGTGCTGTTTCATCTTCCTCAGAAGTTTCGTCTTCTGAAGACTCAGATTTGTTTGAAGAAGTCAATTCTTCTGCCTCTTCTAGCACTCCTACTTCACCTACCTCAGCCTCAGCAAGTTCATCATCTGATCAGCTTACATCTGGAGACTCTGGACCTTTGCAAGACATGTCCTCTCTCCTTCAAGAACTTCCGTTCAA GAGAGGATTATCAAAACATTATAACGGGAAATCACAGTCATTTACATCTTTGGCAAATGTGAGAAGTTTGGAAGATCTTGCCAAACCTGAGAACCCTTATAATAAGAAGCTGAAATCATGCAAAAGCTATGGAGTGTTTGAGAGGCATCATGGATCACCAGGCCATCCTACTGCTAGGAGCAATCACCATAGTTGTACTTCTTCACCAAGGCTAATGTCAAAGAAGGCATCAAGAGGCTCCTGTTCTTCACTTTGTCTAAAGAGAAATTCTAGCTTTATAGGAAATAGACCCCCTCTCCCACCTCCCCACAGTTCTACCAGTACTAGTAGCTTTACCTCTCAAACGCCCTTGTTTGCTTTAGGCGTCTGA